One part of the Candidatus Saccharimonadales bacterium genome encodes these proteins:
- a CDS encoding mechanosensitive ion channel family protein, giving the protein MWSEIQAWLAQNLLSIIFIIVGAFLFNKFVPALVAAVFRRLRYRAHGDTSDEDVFKRQNTLISMFTAVLKVLVWVIAISTILGYFNIDLAPLIASAGIIGVAIGFGAQSLIKDFISGIFIILENQYRVGDNVELDGASGTVEQISVRTTVLRDTSGNVHYIPNGIVTHSINKSKDYSKVNLLVSVSPEADVDKLIEVVDRVGEKLAKDEKWSKKIIEPPHFYAVNSFSNTALEIKIIGKTRPAAQWSVSGELRKRILAEFKKQKFGISAFVNQDKS; this is encoded by the coding sequence ATGTGGAGTGAAATTCAAGCGTGGCTAGCTCAAAACCTACTTTCGATAATTTTCATTATCGTTGGTGCATTTTTGTTTAATAAATTTGTACCAGCATTAGTTGCAGCGGTTTTTAGACGCTTACGTTACCGCGCTCATGGCGACACGAGCGACGAGGATGTATTTAAGCGACAAAATACGCTCATAAGCATGTTTACTGCTGTTTTAAAGGTACTTGTTTGGGTTATAGCTATTTCTACCATCTTAGGCTACTTCAACATTGATCTGGCGCCGCTAATTGCCAGCGCGGGTATAATCGGTGTTGCTATTGGATTTGGTGCTCAATCGCTTATAAAAGACTTTATTTCGGGCATTTTTATAATTCTCGAAAACCAGTATCGAGTTGGTGACAACGTAGAGCTTGACGGTGCTAGCGGAACAGTTGAGCAAATTTCGGTCAGGACAACTGTTTTGCGTGACACAAGCGGCAATGTACACTACATTCCAAATGGCATTGTCACTCACAGCATCAACAAATCTAAGGATTACTCTAAAGTTAATTTGTTAGTTTCGGTCAGTCCAGAAGCTGACGTAGACAAGCTTATAGAGGTTGTAGATAGAGTTGGTGAAAAGTTAGCCAAAGACGAAAAATGGTCGAAAAAAATTATCGAGCCGCCACATTTTTACGCCGTTAACTCATTTAGCAACACTGCACTCGAGATTAAAATAATCGGCAAAACTCGACCAGCAGCGCAATGGAGTGTATCGGGCGAACTGCGCAAGCGAATTTTAGCTGAATTTAAAAAGCAAAAGTTCGGCATTAGCGCTTTTGTAAACCAAGATAAGAGCTAG